From Acropora muricata isolate sample 2 chromosome 14, ASM3666990v1, whole genome shotgun sequence, one genomic window encodes:
- the LOC136899504 gene encoding uncharacterized protein isoform X2 encodes MKKTLREILGRKNDVVWSTLSGYQKLPCHNIVPPTGEMSVVATGPGEGVKNISLEPGSPSKKVEWKKNKNSEGFAPFGEWTKRHPRAYGIGTSMYECDPVANIIMGDPIADVYAVVAGENSCILALADGVNWGELPRLAARCAVAGCLQYLSENLHKATTTHAVMVSLLNGFHQAQDCIMQHNATMTTLCVAVVCQLESSDRWALCVVNVGDSLAFTYRRDKGVQEVTVGSHCENEERDMRCPGGSLGFVDGYNPDLRNLTFSYMVVDSGDIVFLTSDGVSDNFDPVVVQCRHCEIPDLARSNSLDSKLDVIQRSAHRNTENDLNVIRSDDYVTNFHTHDVPMARHRKMLDMMTEAIEEEGLEDSTSAAEVCAKLLFHVWRCTENKRTFMEDVHREDHGVQELRRQLRTARNREITRQMHELPGKLDHAAVVAFEVGHLSSNPIRPLGRNGSTRGSRRSSVLTTIFEFIRSVSNSSSRRTSDNDEFYSESPSSDSFEELFDISKQP; translated from the exons atgaagaaaacccTCAG AGAGATACTGGGGCGAAAAAATGATGTTGTTTGGAGCACACTGTCAGGGTATCAGAAGTTACCATGCCACAACATTGTACCACCTACTGGTGAAATGTCAGTTGTGGCAACTGGACCAGGTGAAGGAGTGAAAAACATCAGTCTTGAGCCTGGATCACCGAGCAAAAAGGTTGAATggaagaagaacaaaaactcTGAGGGTTTTGCACCATTTGGAGAATGGACGAAACGCCATCCAAGAGCTTATGGCATAGGGACCTCAATGTACGAGTGTGACCCAGTGGCTAATATTATAATGGGTGATCCTATTGCTGATGTGTATGCTGTGGTCGCTGGTGAAAACAGCTGCATTTTAGCTTTAGCAGATGGAGTGAATTGGGGTGAATTGCCAAGGCTTGCTGCTCGCTGTGCTGTCGCAGGATGTCTGCAATATTTAAGTGAGAACTTGCACAAAGCCACCACAACCCATGCTGTCATGGTTTCACTCCTGAATGGATTCCACCAAGCACAAGATTGCATCATGCAACATAATGCAACAATGACCACTCTGTGCGTAGCTGTGGTTTGTCAGCTTGAATCTAGTGATAGATGGGCACTGTGTGTTGTAAATGTAGGTGACAGCCTTGCATTTACTTACCGGCGGGACAAAGGGGTTCAAGAAGTGACAGTTGGCTCACACtgtgaaaatgaagaaagagaTATGAGGTGTCCTGGCGGTTCTCTCGGCTTTGTAGATGGCTACAATCCAGACTTGAGAAATCTCACATTCTCGTACATGGTTGTGGATTCTGGCGACATTGTCTTTCTCACAAGTGATGGGGTGTCAGACAATTTTGATCCTGTTGTAGTGCAATGTAGACATTGCGAGATTCCAGATTTAGCACGTTCAAACAGCTTGGACTCGAAGTTAGACGTGATTCAAAGGAGTGCACATAGAAATACAGAAAATGATCTAAATGTAATCAGAAGTGATGATTATGTTACTAATTTCCACACACACGATGTACCAATGGCAAGACACAGAAAGATGCTGGATATGATGACAGAA GCAATTGAAGAAGAAGGCCTGGAAGATAGCACTTCAGCAGCAGAAGTCTGCGCCAAACTTCTTTTCCATGTGTGGAGATGCACTGAGAACAAGCGCACCTTCATGGAAGATGTCCACCGAGAGGATCATGGAGTTCAGGAATTGAGAAGGCAACTGAGAACAGCAAGGAACAGAGAAATCACCAGACAGATGCATGAGCTTCCTGGAAAGTTGGACCATGCTGCCGTGGTAGCATTTGAGGTGGGCCACTTATCCTCAAATCCAATAAGACCACTGGGGCGGAATGGAAGTACAAGAGGAAGCCGAAGATCAAGTGTTTTGACCACGATATTTGAATTCATAAGAAGTGTTAGCAACAGCAGCAGTAGAAGAACGTCAGACAATGACGAATTTTATTCAGAGAGCCCTTCAAGCGACTCTTTTGAGGAACTGTTTGATATCAGTAAACAACCATAG
- the LOC136899502 gene encoding PP2C-like domain-containing protein CG9801 isoform X2, with product MVRKNDVVWSRLYRKLPCYNIVPPTGEISVVATGPGEGVKNIILGPASPSKKVEWKKNKTSEGKFVPFGEWTKRHPRAYGLGTSMYECDPVANTTTGDPIADVYAVVAGENSCILALADGVNWGESARLAARCAIAGCLQYLSENLHKATTTHDVMVSLLNGFHQAQDCIMQHNATMTTLCVAVVCKLESSDRWGLCVVNVGDSLAFTYRRDKGVQEVTVGSHCENEERDMRCPGGSLGLVDGYNPDLRNLTFSYTAVDSGDIVFLTSDGVSDNFDPVVLHCGHCETPELIRSKSLDTTLDGVQRSAHRTAEKDLHISRSDDHITDSQTYDVPMMRHKKMLDLMTEVIQQEGLEDSISASDVCAKLLFHVWRCTENKRTFMEDVHREDHKVQELRRQLRTARNKEITRQMHELPGKLDHAAVVAFEVGHFSSNPMRLLQSNGTTNGSQRGSFMSRISELVRGVSSRLSDNDKFETDSADCHSFQELYPLFGISKE from the exons ATGGTGCGAAAAAATGATGTTGTTTGGAGTAGACTGTACCGCAAGTTACCATGCTACAACATTGTACCGCCAACGGGTGAAATCTCGGTTGTGGCAACTGGACCAGGTGAAGGAGTGAAAAACATTATTCTTGGGCCTGCGTCCCCTAGCAAAAAGGTTGAATGGAAGAAGAACAAAACCTCTGAGGGTAAATTTGTGCCCTTTGGGGAATGGACAAAACGTCATCCAAGAGCTTATGGCTTAGGGACCTCAATGTATGAGTGTGACCCAGTGGCTAATACAACAACTGGTGATCCTATTGCTGATGTGTATGCGGTGGTTGCTGGTGAAAACAGCTGCATTTTAGCTTTAGCGGATGGAGTGAACTGGGGTGAATCAGCAAGGCTTGCTGCTCGCTGTGCCATTGCAGGATGTCTGCAATATTTAAGTGAGAACTTGCACAAAGCCACCACAACCCATGATGTCATGGTTTCACTTCTCAATGGATTCCACCAAGCACAAGATTGCATCATGCAACATAATGCAACAATGACCACTCTGTGCGTAGCTGTGGTTTGTAAGCTTGAATCTAGTGATAGATGGGGACTGTGTGTTGTAAATGTAGGTGACAGCCTTGCATTTACTTACCGGCGGGACAAAGGGGTTCAAGAAGTGACAGTTGGCTCACACtgtgaaaatgaagaaagagaTATGAGGTGTCCTGGCGGTTCTCTCGGCCTTGTAGATGGCTACAATCCAGACTTGAGAAATCTCACATTCTCGTACACAGCCGTGGATTCTGGCGACATTGTCTTTCTCACAAGTGATGGAGTGTCAGACAATTTTGATCCGGTTGTATTGCACTGCGGACATTGTGAGACTCCGGAGTTAATACGTTCAAAAAGCTTAGACACAACGTTAGATGGGGTTCAAAGGAGTGCACACAGAACTGCAGAAAAAGATCTTCACATAAGTAGAAGTGATGATCACATTACTGATTCCCAGACATATGATGTACCAATGATGAGACACAAAAAGATGCTGGATTTAATGACAGAG GTAATTCAACAAGAGGGCTTAGAAGATAGCATCTCGGCATCGGACGTCTGTGCCAAACTTCTTTTCCACGTGTGGAGATGCACTGAGAACAAGCGCACCTTCATGGAAGATGTTCACCGAGAGGATCATAAAGTTCAGGAATTGAGAAGGCAACTGAGAACAGCAAGGAACAAAGAAATCACCAGACAGATGCATGAGCTTCCTGGAAAGTTGGACCATGCTGCTGTGGTAGCGTTTGAGGTGGGCCACTTTTCGTCAAATCCAATGAGACTACTGCAGTCAAATGGGACGACAAATGGAAGCCAAAGGGGAAGTTTTATGTCCAGAATTTCAGAATTAGTGAGAGGTGTTAGCAGCAGATTATCAGACAATGACAAATTTGAGACAGACAGCGCTGATTGTCACTCTTTTCAGGAACTGTACCCGTTGTTTGGTATCAGTAAAGAGTGA
- the LOC136899504 gene encoding uncharacterized protein isoform X1, with protein sequence MSSPKEHHLPDACASRHPGEHFRDKFSFGRSSVGIREILGRKNDVVWSTLSGYQKLPCHNIVPPTGEMSVVATGPGEGVKNISLEPGSPSKKVEWKKNKNSEGFAPFGEWTKRHPRAYGIGTSMYECDPVANIIMGDPIADVYAVVAGENSCILALADGVNWGELPRLAARCAVAGCLQYLSENLHKATTTHAVMVSLLNGFHQAQDCIMQHNATMTTLCVAVVCQLESSDRWALCVVNVGDSLAFTYRRDKGVQEVTVGSHCENEERDMRCPGGSLGFVDGYNPDLRNLTFSYMVVDSGDIVFLTSDGVSDNFDPVVVQCRHCEIPDLARSNSLDSKLDVIQRSAHRNTENDLNVIRSDDYVTNFHTHDVPMARHRKMLDMMTEAIEEEGLEDSTSAAEVCAKLLFHVWRCTENKRTFMEDVHREDHGVQELRRQLRTARNREITRQMHELPGKLDHAAVVAFEVGHLSSNPIRPLGRNGSTRGSRRSSVLTTIFEFIRSVSNSSSRRTSDNDEFYSESPSSDSFEELFDISKQP encoded by the exons ATGAGCTCTCCGAAAGAGCACCATTTGCCGGACGCTTGCGCCTCACGACATCCAGGTGAACATTTTAGGGATAAGTTTTCTTTTGGGCGATCTTCTGTTGGTATTCG AGAGATACTGGGGCGAAAAAATGATGTTGTTTGGAGCACACTGTCAGGGTATCAGAAGTTACCATGCCACAACATTGTACCACCTACTGGTGAAATGTCAGTTGTGGCAACTGGACCAGGTGAAGGAGTGAAAAACATCAGTCTTGAGCCTGGATCACCGAGCAAAAAGGTTGAATggaagaagaacaaaaactcTGAGGGTTTTGCACCATTTGGAGAATGGACGAAACGCCATCCAAGAGCTTATGGCATAGGGACCTCAATGTACGAGTGTGACCCAGTGGCTAATATTATAATGGGTGATCCTATTGCTGATGTGTATGCTGTGGTCGCTGGTGAAAACAGCTGCATTTTAGCTTTAGCAGATGGAGTGAATTGGGGTGAATTGCCAAGGCTTGCTGCTCGCTGTGCTGTCGCAGGATGTCTGCAATATTTAAGTGAGAACTTGCACAAAGCCACCACAACCCATGCTGTCATGGTTTCACTCCTGAATGGATTCCACCAAGCACAAGATTGCATCATGCAACATAATGCAACAATGACCACTCTGTGCGTAGCTGTGGTTTGTCAGCTTGAATCTAGTGATAGATGGGCACTGTGTGTTGTAAATGTAGGTGACAGCCTTGCATTTACTTACCGGCGGGACAAAGGGGTTCAAGAAGTGACAGTTGGCTCACACtgtgaaaatgaagaaagagaTATGAGGTGTCCTGGCGGTTCTCTCGGCTTTGTAGATGGCTACAATCCAGACTTGAGAAATCTCACATTCTCGTACATGGTTGTGGATTCTGGCGACATTGTCTTTCTCACAAGTGATGGGGTGTCAGACAATTTTGATCCTGTTGTAGTGCAATGTAGACATTGCGAGATTCCAGATTTAGCACGTTCAAACAGCTTGGACTCGAAGTTAGACGTGATTCAAAGGAGTGCACATAGAAATACAGAAAATGATCTAAATGTAATCAGAAGTGATGATTATGTTACTAATTTCCACACACACGATGTACCAATGGCAAGACACAGAAAGATGCTGGATATGATGACAGAA GCAATTGAAGAAGAAGGCCTGGAAGATAGCACTTCAGCAGCAGAAGTCTGCGCCAAACTTCTTTTCCATGTGTGGAGATGCACTGAGAACAAGCGCACCTTCATGGAAGATGTCCACCGAGAGGATCATGGAGTTCAGGAATTGAGAAGGCAACTGAGAACAGCAAGGAACAGAGAAATCACCAGACAGATGCATGAGCTTCCTGGAAAGTTGGACCATGCTGCCGTGGTAGCATTTGAGGTGGGCCACTTATCCTCAAATCCAATAAGACCACTGGGGCGGAATGGAAGTACAAGAGGAAGCCGAAGATCAAGTGTTTTGACCACGATATTTGAATTCATAAGAAGTGTTAGCAACAGCAGCAGTAGAAGAACGTCAGACAATGACGAATTTTATTCAGAGAGCCCTTCAAGCGACTCTTTTGAGGAACTGTTTGATATCAGTAAACAACCATAG
- the LOC136899504 gene encoding uncharacterized protein isoform X3, protein MSVVATGPGEGVKNISLEPGSPSKKVEWKKNKNSEGFAPFGEWTKRHPRAYGIGTSMYECDPVANIIMGDPIADVYAVVAGENSCILALADGVNWGELPRLAARCAVAGCLQYLSENLHKATTTHAVMVSLLNGFHQAQDCIMQHNATMTTLCVAVVCQLESSDRWALCVVNVGDSLAFTYRRDKGVQEVTVGSHCENEERDMRCPGGSLGFVDGYNPDLRNLTFSYMVVDSGDIVFLTSDGVSDNFDPVVVQCRHCEIPDLARSNSLDSKLDVIQRSAHRNTENDLNVIRSDDYVTNFHTHDVPMARHRKMLDMMTEAIEEEGLEDSTSAAEVCAKLLFHVWRCTENKRTFMEDVHREDHGVQELRRQLRTARNREITRQMHELPGKLDHAAVVAFEVGHLSSNPIRPLGRNGSTRGSRRSSVLTTIFEFIRSVSNSSSRRTSDNDEFYSESPSSDSFEELFDISKQP, encoded by the exons ATGTCAGTTGTGGCAACTGGACCAGGTGAAGGAGTGAAAAACATCAGTCTTGAGCCTGGATCACCGAGCAAAAAGGTTGAATggaagaagaacaaaaactcTGAGGGTTTTGCACCATTTGGAGAATGGACGAAACGCCATCCAAGAGCTTATGGCATAGGGACCTCAATGTACGAGTGTGACCCAGTGGCTAATATTATAATGGGTGATCCTATTGCTGATGTGTATGCTGTGGTCGCTGGTGAAAACAGCTGCATTTTAGCTTTAGCAGATGGAGTGAATTGGGGTGAATTGCCAAGGCTTGCTGCTCGCTGTGCTGTCGCAGGATGTCTGCAATATTTAAGTGAGAACTTGCACAAAGCCACCACAACCCATGCTGTCATGGTTTCACTCCTGAATGGATTCCACCAAGCACAAGATTGCATCATGCAACATAATGCAACAATGACCACTCTGTGCGTAGCTGTGGTTTGTCAGCTTGAATCTAGTGATAGATGGGCACTGTGTGTTGTAAATGTAGGTGACAGCCTTGCATTTACTTACCGGCGGGACAAAGGGGTTCAAGAAGTGACAGTTGGCTCACACtgtgaaaatgaagaaagagaTATGAGGTGTCCTGGCGGTTCTCTCGGCTTTGTAGATGGCTACAATCCAGACTTGAGAAATCTCACATTCTCGTACATGGTTGTGGATTCTGGCGACATTGTCTTTCTCACAAGTGATGGGGTGTCAGACAATTTTGATCCTGTTGTAGTGCAATGTAGACATTGCGAGATTCCAGATTTAGCACGTTCAAACAGCTTGGACTCGAAGTTAGACGTGATTCAAAGGAGTGCACATAGAAATACAGAAAATGATCTAAATGTAATCAGAAGTGATGATTATGTTACTAATTTCCACACACACGATGTACCAATGGCAAGACACAGAAAGATGCTGGATATGATGACAGAA GCAATTGAAGAAGAAGGCCTGGAAGATAGCACTTCAGCAGCAGAAGTCTGCGCCAAACTTCTTTTCCATGTGTGGAGATGCACTGAGAACAAGCGCACCTTCATGGAAGATGTCCACCGAGAGGATCATGGAGTTCAGGAATTGAGAAGGCAACTGAGAACAGCAAGGAACAGAGAAATCACCAGACAGATGCATGAGCTTCCTGGAAAGTTGGACCATGCTGCCGTGGTAGCATTTGAGGTGGGCCACTTATCCTCAAATCCAATAAGACCACTGGGGCGGAATGGAAGTACAAGAGGAAGCCGAAGATCAAGTGTTTTGACCACGATATTTGAATTCATAAGAAGTGTTAGCAACAGCAGCAGTAGAAGAACGTCAGACAATGACGAATTTTATTCAGAGAGCCCTTCAAGCGACTCTTTTGAGGAACTGTTTGATATCAGTAAACAACCATAG
- the LOC136899502 gene encoding PP2C-like domain-containing protein CG9801 isoform X1, which translates to MDETKGFSYFRSRGKITHSRIDSMESSDSGIVSDSDGESIDSEDYGRKFQDLMREIMVRKNDVVWSRLYRKLPCYNIVPPTGEISVVATGPGEGVKNIILGPASPSKKVEWKKNKTSEGKFVPFGEWTKRHPRAYGLGTSMYECDPVANTTTGDPIADVYAVVAGENSCILALADGVNWGESARLAARCAIAGCLQYLSENLHKATTTHDVMVSLLNGFHQAQDCIMQHNATMTTLCVAVVCKLESSDRWGLCVVNVGDSLAFTYRRDKGVQEVTVGSHCENEERDMRCPGGSLGLVDGYNPDLRNLTFSYTAVDSGDIVFLTSDGVSDNFDPVVLHCGHCETPELIRSKSLDTTLDGVQRSAHRTAEKDLHISRSDDHITDSQTYDVPMMRHKKMLDLMTEVIQQEGLEDSISASDVCAKLLFHVWRCTENKRTFMEDVHREDHKVQELRRQLRTARNKEITRQMHELPGKLDHAAVVAFEVGHFSSNPMRLLQSNGTTNGSQRGSFMSRISELVRGVSSRLSDNDKFETDSADCHSFQELYPLFGISKE; encoded by the exons ATGGACGAAACAAAAGGGTTTTCATATTTTCGTTCAAGAGGGAAAATTACACATTCAAGGATAGATTCAATGGAAAGTTCAGACAGTGGTATTGTTTCGGATTCCGACGGAGAGTCAATCGACAGCGAAGATTACGGCAGGAAATTTCAAGACCTTATGAG AGAGATAATGGTGCGAAAAAATGATGTTGTTTGGAGTAGACTGTACCGCAAGTTACCATGCTACAACATTGTACCGCCAACGGGTGAAATCTCGGTTGTGGCAACTGGACCAGGTGAAGGAGTGAAAAACATTATTCTTGGGCCTGCGTCCCCTAGCAAAAAGGTTGAATGGAAGAAGAACAAAACCTCTGAGGGTAAATTTGTGCCCTTTGGGGAATGGACAAAACGTCATCCAAGAGCTTATGGCTTAGGGACCTCAATGTATGAGTGTGACCCAGTGGCTAATACAACAACTGGTGATCCTATTGCTGATGTGTATGCGGTGGTTGCTGGTGAAAACAGCTGCATTTTAGCTTTAGCGGATGGAGTGAACTGGGGTGAATCAGCAAGGCTTGCTGCTCGCTGTGCCATTGCAGGATGTCTGCAATATTTAAGTGAGAACTTGCACAAAGCCACCACAACCCATGATGTCATGGTTTCACTTCTCAATGGATTCCACCAAGCACAAGATTGCATCATGCAACATAATGCAACAATGACCACTCTGTGCGTAGCTGTGGTTTGTAAGCTTGAATCTAGTGATAGATGGGGACTGTGTGTTGTAAATGTAGGTGACAGCCTTGCATTTACTTACCGGCGGGACAAAGGGGTTCAAGAAGTGACAGTTGGCTCACACtgtgaaaatgaagaaagagaTATGAGGTGTCCTGGCGGTTCTCTCGGCCTTGTAGATGGCTACAATCCAGACTTGAGAAATCTCACATTCTCGTACACAGCCGTGGATTCTGGCGACATTGTCTTTCTCACAAGTGATGGAGTGTCAGACAATTTTGATCCGGTTGTATTGCACTGCGGACATTGTGAGACTCCGGAGTTAATACGTTCAAAAAGCTTAGACACAACGTTAGATGGGGTTCAAAGGAGTGCACACAGAACTGCAGAAAAAGATCTTCACATAAGTAGAAGTGATGATCACATTACTGATTCCCAGACATATGATGTACCAATGATGAGACACAAAAAGATGCTGGATTTAATGACAGAG GTAATTCAACAAGAGGGCTTAGAAGATAGCATCTCGGCATCGGACGTCTGTGCCAAACTTCTTTTCCACGTGTGGAGATGCACTGAGAACAAGCGCACCTTCATGGAAGATGTTCACCGAGAGGATCATAAAGTTCAGGAATTGAGAAGGCAACTGAGAACAGCAAGGAACAAAGAAATCACCAGACAGATGCATGAGCTTCCTGGAAAGTTGGACCATGCTGCTGTGGTAGCGTTTGAGGTGGGCCACTTTTCGTCAAATCCAATGAGACTACTGCAGTCAAATGGGACGACAAATGGAAGCCAAAGGGGAAGTTTTATGTCCAGAATTTCAGAATTAGTGAGAGGTGTTAGCAGCAGATTATCAGACAATGACAAATTTGAGACAGACAGCGCTGATTGTCACTCTTTTCAGGAACTGTACCCGTTGTTTGGTATCAGTAAAGAGTGA